One window of Triticum dicoccoides isolate Atlit2015 ecotype Zavitan chromosome 5A, WEW_v2.0, whole genome shotgun sequence genomic DNA carries:
- the LOC119299713 gene encoding uncharacterized protein LOC119299713, which produces MSMQRESRRLQIQPHDGPADSTLHRKDSTCTQDHCSQGGEPQCPGPHLPEDIWCHIFSLLPMQDAARAACVSHAFKRSWRCYPNLAFNAKALGMDERSCGEDEIVSNFTSRVDNILKNHSCIAIKTLEIVFRYYDDKVCNLDGWLQTAITPGIEELTVQLSTKSRKHYNFLWSLLANENGKLIQYLKLSCCAFSPTVGLCLKSLSRLELFDVNITRDQMGSLLHNFFALQRMQLKNCNNITCLKIPFNLQQLKYLEVFHCSSLQVIEIEAPILSNFGFMGLRQVQLSLGVALQFKKFDMSFPGVVSYACTNLLSNLQYVEALSLCSRREIIDTPVLPSKFLHLKHLSVDLNAMTFSPTYDYCSLISLFDASPSLKTLVLNVLQRKMLHESIVGDTSNLRQIPGHRHDRLKTVKIIGFSSAKSVVELTCHVIENTTSLKCLTLDTTRGHPWHSCLTNYSGKCLQLRADFLVEVGKGILAIRTYVEPKVPSGVELNVVEPCRRCHDLEPLS; this is translated from the exons GATATCTGGTGTCATATATTCTCCCTACTGCCAATGCAAGATGCTGCTCGAGCTGCCTGCGTGTCTCATGCATTTAAACGTTCTTGGAGATGCTATCCAAACCTTGCTTTCAACGCGAAAGCACTGGGCATGGATGAaagatcatgtggagaggatgaaatagtAAGCAATTTCACCAGCAGAGTTGACAACATTTTGAAAAATCACTCATGCATTGCCATCAAAACACTCGAGATTGTTTTCCGTTATTATGATGACAAGGTATGTAACCTTGATGGCTGGCTTCAGACTGCTATTACACCAGGGATTGAAGAACTCACTGTTCAGCTATCTACAAAGTCACGAAAGCATTATAACTTTCTGTGGTCACTTTTGGCTAATGAGAATGGAAAATTGATTCAGTATCTAAAGCTTTCTTGTTGTGCTTTCTCTCCCACTGTCGGGCTGTGCTTGAAAAGTTTGTCAAGACTTGAGCTATTTGATGTTAATATTACGAGGGATCAGATGGGGTCCCTTCTTCACAATTTTTTTGCTTTGCAACGGATGCAACTCAAGAATTGCAATAACATAACTTGCTTAAAGATACCATTTAATCTGCAACAGCTCAAATACCTGGAAGTGTTTCACTGCAGCAGCCTGCAGGTTATAGAGATAGAAGCTCCAATCTTATCTAATTTTGGATTTATGGGTCTCCGCCAAGTACAACTATCACTTGGAGTAGCATTGCAATTCAAGAAGTTTGACATGTCCTTCCCCGGTGTTGTCAGTTATGCATGCACTAATCTTTTGTCCAACTTGCAATATGTTGAAGCTCTTTCTCTATGTTCACGTCGTGAG ATAATTGATACACCAGTGTTACCTAGCAAATTCTTACATCTCAAGCACTTGAGTGTTGATCTTAATGCAATGACATTTTCCCCGACCTACGACTATTGTTCtctaatatccctttttgatgcttCTCCTTCCTTGAAGACCCTTGTCCTGAAT GTGTTGCAGAGAAAGATGTTGCACGAATCAATCGTCGGAGATACATCAAATTTGAGGCAGATACCAGGACACCGCCATGATAGGCTTAAGACAGTGAAGATCATTGGTTTCTCCTCTGCGAAGAGCgtagtagagctaacatgccatgtCATTGAGAATACAACGTCACTTAAGTGCCTTACATTGGACACCACAAGAGGACATCCTTGGCATAGCTGTTTGACCAACTATAGTGGAAAGTGCTTGCAGTTGCGCGCTGATTTTCTGGTGGAAGTTGGTAAAGGGATCTTGGCTATTAGGACATATGTTGAGCCAAAAGTTCCCTCCGGAGTCGAGCTAAATGTTGTGGAGCCTTGCCGCCGATGCCATGATCTTGAACCATTGTCATGA